Within the Astyanax mexicanus isolate ESR-SI-001 chromosome 9, AstMex3_surface, whole genome shotgun sequence genome, the region gcttttcctgattcacATGATTTTCTGTCTATTGTCTTTAATTAGCTCATGCAGGAAATGGGGTAGAAAAAGAGTTTGACATGCATCATGCATGTGCAACTTGGCATGTGCACATGATATTTCAAAAAGAGCTAATCTTACAGGTTTTCTAGCAAAATTACACCGTTTTGTTGTTTTAGATCTGTTCTGAAGTTTGAGAGAGCCACCATCTGacgttttattgatttattaatttattaatgtatttatttagttagttagttagtagttagttagttagtagttagttagttagatagttagttaTAAAGTTCTACTCAAAAACCAAGCCTCTAAAGAAGCAAGCTCTAGGCAGCTCTGCAGGAGTTTGAATATCTTATCTGGAGGGGTAGGCCATGAGTGTACAAGCCTTTCACACACACTGCCAGGTGTAGAGAAAAATATGGGATGTCCTAACTTGCAGTCTGTTTGAAAGTCAGAGCTGGCAGCTTCTTCTGCTGAGGAGCATCACTGTATCTGCTGGAAACTGGGATGAAGATTTAGGGAACATCATTAAATATCCTGctgaacatttataaaaaaataaataatcaaataaaacttGGAAATTCTAAAGGATGTTTTTCTACTAAAATGGCGGGACTAATTTGATTTACAGCACTCCGCGGAAGGTGAGCGATAATTTTGTGGCTGCAtataaatatagtcaaatataggccgtattttatatttttatgactGTGTTATGTGTTTGTCTTACTGGAGTGTAATACTAATGATCAGTTACCAGCTGGTAAAAACACCAACACAGCAAGTTTACGAAGACAGGACGGGTTGATTGAGCAAAACTATTAATTCGAAAATTAGTTctgcaaattaaaatatttttttaaaacaattaccATCGCtttttgatctattttttttttctgggcagTTCTTGAGTCTGTTCTGAACTATCTAGAGACTCGGCGCAGCATCTGCACTGCTCTTACACCACAAGGAGGGATATTTTGGGAAGGTTCCTGTTCTTACCGATGCGGGACAGTTTAGACTTCTACCGCCAGGCGAACGCTGCGGGTGCGTCTCCTCCTCTCGCGCTCCGAGCCCGTTTCATCTTTAACCCCGGGATGGAAGCAAAAGCCAGCGACGGGTTTGATCTCGTGGACTCGACGGTGAACATAGAGAGTGATTTGATGGATCAGTACCCTGAGGTGAGCTTCCACGAGACCGCGAGCTCTGTGCGTAATTTTGGACACGGCGGCGCGTCTCTGGCGGAGGATCCCGACAGCGAGTTCGCGTCGGTGGAGAAAGACCTGCTGAAACTGGAGCCCGGAGCCTGGAGCGAGATAGCGGAGAACCTCCTCCACCTGCACCGGGACCCGCAGGATTGCGGCGCGGACGGGTCGGTACCGGTACCAGCGGCACCGGGCATGTGTAAGCTCATCAAAGACGAGCGCGAGCCCGCGCTGATCATGGATCCCGCCCGGTGCGCTGCGAGCTTTGAGCCGGTTGGAGGGGAGTCCGGCACCAGCCTCCTGCTGGACCTAGCCCGGTCCAGCCCCCCGTCTCCCTTCCAGCACCTGAGGAGCGCAGGTGAGGCGCTCGTGCCCGCCGCCAAATCTGTGCTGAACCTGGAGGCGGTGAGCGCGCCCTCCCCGCAGCACATGCTGATGTGTAAGAGCGAGGTGAACAGATGGCACCTGACCCCATCACCCGCCGAGTTCTGGTGCCCGCCGGCCGGACTTACCGAGGAGCCGCAGGGCGCGTACCCGGGCTTGGACGGGACCCACGGCGCGGGGTTCGGACAGCTGTCCGCCGCTTTCGGCGCCTTCGCGAGGTGAGTACTCCTAATCTCCATTTTACTAaatttaacaacaacaacaacaaaaaaatctagcgtcgtttatttatttgttgtctcTTTTAAATTAAGAAATgcatacacatacagctctgaaaaaatagaccacttaaaaatgatgagtttctttgattttaccaaattgaaaaaaaaaattggaatataatcaagaggaagatggatgatcacaagtcatcaaaccaaactgaactgcttgaatttttgcaccaggagtaaaggcataaagttatccaaaagcagtgtgtaagactggtggagaagaacatgccaagatgcatgaaaactgtgattataagccagggttattccaccaaatattgatttctgatttctctttatgaatatacaattgttttctttgcattatttgaggtctgaaagctctgcctcttttttatttcagccatttctctttttctgaaaataaatgctcaaaatgactatatttttatttggaatttgggagaaatgaagaataaaacaacaatttccaTTTTACAGACAAAAACTGTTTATGATCTTTATAAAATTCTATCTAGTcttccatctctcttttttttaagattacagaagctttttgtttttaattctcCATTAGATCCAAACGGCAAATAAATGATTATATGGATTATTATCATTCATATTCTTTGCTCTTGCACCTCTTGGGCTTCATTTCATAATGTGAATTCTTAAAGTTGaaaataattttcttaatttaaaaagtatatctttttttatattttattatatttatagtagttcACAAGTACatttaatggaaaataaaaagGTGGTAAAATTTTCAAatgtattaacatttttaaaaactatgCATTTTGGAACAAAGTGAAAAacattaaaccaaaaaaaataatttcttcaaAAATTGtaacatttgaacatttagcaGTACTTTAATAGGGGTTCTAAAGTCATATCAAAATGCAGAAGCTGAccagcttaaaataaaataaaccttaaatgcattagcagcagttgttTTTTTACGTTACTGATTTCTGACcattacctatttttttttatttctattttttctgcatttaaaTTGGGTTATGTTATTTTCCACTACACCTACTTGTTGGTTTTGTTATATagttttttgcatattttataaCCTTACCATTACTTATCATGGTGGTCTTTTGTGTTTGGGCAGTTCAGTTTATGTTGAAGTTTTGTAAGATTCTTTAATGAAAGCCATATTTTCTGACTGATACTGGATACTAAtggaaaaaatgtaatatttattattagttattattattagttattaaacTGTTGTGGTGGGAAGTTTGCATGTACTCATTATGGACATTAATGTCAAGGCAAAATCTAGCtttcaattttttatttgaaattgttCATTTGCTGGGTTAGATTGTGTCATACATCTAAGAAGAGTACAATTAAACAGGCCAATTAAATCAAGGTGCAACAGTTCtattccttcatttttttttgtcataaaccAATTGTCAAACTTGTACATACAGTCATATAACAAATATGTTAACTTTCTAGACCTCTTCATGTCCTGTTAGTGATCATGATGGACTACACCTGGTTActtctttgcaaaaaaaaaaaaggtcatcaCCTCAATTTAACTAAGCaattaagtaaagtaaaagagtctctcattggataattactgcatggttGATTATCTTTCATCTGGCAACAAATTATTTAACACTAACTGATACTAACTAAACTGGAGTAGCTTCAGCAAAGAAACTAGTCAAACATCCAAACAAATTCTGtatgtaaagaaaaacaaataggaCTGctgtatataaattaaattaatttcatatTCTCCCGTCAAAAGCATAAAGAACATTTATGCTaatttcttaaaatgtattttacttttcttgttttttttttgttgttaaagaAGTATGTTTCAATGTATTTAGctccagaaaaaaagaataaaaaagatctTTGTATCCAGATGGGCCAGCGCCAAAAACAATAACTGAACTCTTCCAGATCTACCAAGAAAAGTGGGCAAACATTCAACCAAAATTCTGTTGtatataaattacatttatttaagaaCCACCCCATTTACATTCATATCTTATAtcaaatttatttcatttttattaaaaatgtgcttTTACTCACTATGCACCATAAAAAGAATTCTGAATACAAATTGCAAGTCCAATTTTGCCATATCATTCATTTCCACTATAAGTGCATGCAAAAGCCCATCTCCACCTGTACCCTTTACCATGGACTGAATATAATAACTAATTTTTTGCTTGTTATCATTTATAACTCCTGAATTGTGATATTTAATATGAAATGTTTTCAGTGTACCGCCCCAGAGAATGTGTGTGATCTGCGGAGACGAGGCTTCAGGATGTCATTATGGAGTTCTGACCTGCGGAAGCTGCAAGGTGTTCTTCAAGAGAGCTGTGGAAGGTGAGGAAGCGAGAACATGTAAAAACACTCACAGAACAACAGCAGCATCACCAGACACCACCAGCGACAAGCAGAGAGTGTACAGTCATTTCCCACACAGTGTAAATGAAGACATACCTTTAAATTTACTGCTGAACTTTTGTACTCTGAACTTTACTGTGTTTGGACAAGTAAAGGTGGAGTATTCATCCTCCAGAACCTTGTagcaactgttaaacatggtggtggtcgTATCTTACTCTGGGGCTGTTTTCTGCCAGTGGAACTGATGCATTACATATACTGACATAGCAATTGTCATTGAACAGAAAGTAATATtttctcccatgacttttgaaaAGTTAAGGCATTCAGCCCTATGacactgtaccaactgttaagccTGGTGGTGGTATTACCTTgctttgggttgttttttttgttttttttttttgccagaaggACTGCATTCTGCTAAAAATAAATATGGAGTTataaagtaaacaagtaaaatcatttttttttggaatatgaTTGGAAAATAATTAATTCTGGGacaatttaaaaacacatttccatacatgaaaaaaataagatgcagaTATACTTAAAATTAGTTCAAAGTAAAGGTAAAGCCATGGCAGAACAACATGGTGTGCTGTTTTAGCCTACAATCACACTAGTCAAACCAGTCCTAACTCACTGTTTAATACTAACACACTCAAATTTCAGTTTTACATATTGAGTAATGTTATATTAGCAATTAAATATGTACTAGTATTAATATCATATCTAGTCATATGTTACCATTAAGTTACAGTGAATCTATAATAATATGTTTGGTTGCATATATCTGTATTTACTTTATAACAATTAGTTTTAAGCCCAGATATCTCCACTAATACTAGTCTTTACTTATTAGAGATAAATGGAACTGCAATTTCTACTAGTAGCTTAGGTAATAATGGATATCTGTAACTGTAGTTttactattaaaaatataattatagatAGCTGAGAGAGAAATTGTATGTAATCAATGATGAAACTTGATGAAATGATGTAATCAATGATGAAACTATTGACAAAAAGAGCATTGTTTAAGCCTTTAAACTGGTAACCACAGAAGATAGTATAGCTGGTGTAATTTTaggctaaaatgacaaaaataaaacaacaaaacagtttAATTAAAGGCTTGTTTTGcctataaaaattataaaaataaaataaatacaaattaatattattattaaacattcaATGAACACTTTTACAAAAATAATTCAGCTAATTTTATcacacaaaacattttatttacttgtaattttttttatatagtattttaaaCTAAACACTTTTAACCAACACTTATGTTAGCTTTTACATATATGTCCACATGTATTCATCCACAGAAGACCAATGTACATGTTACActgtacagtaaataaacaaataaaaaggaaatttGCACATTTCATGGTTTAATGATGATTTGTAAATATTGTTTAGCAGAGGTCAATCCCTAGGCTATCACATGCCTATAACTCGTGTTCACGATGTTCTCATTTTTGAACTTGTTATTCTCCTTATCTTCCCCAGGCTGATATGGTAGAGCCACAATGTCTGACCATGGCCATGTCACTCTGTCCTCTCGCTCCATTCTCGCTCCACATTCACCctctccttcttttcttcctctcacagctctctctccctttctcttctgtCTCACTTCCTCTGCTGATGTCTAATAGCTATTCAAACTGGTATTGATTATTGCACGAGGTGTTCATTATAATGATGCTCGGAGGAAGGAGCTTACTCAGAGGCTTTGTCGCACTGAGAGTAAAAATGAGGCTATTATTGTGGCTAACAGTGCTTTTCCCTTTGTGTAGGACATCACAAGTACCTGTGTGCTGGGAGAAACGACTGCATCGTGGATAAAATCAGGAGGAAAAACTGCCCGGCTTGTCGGCTCAGGAAATGCTACCAGGCAGGGATGATGCTGGGAGGTACtgtttataaatacagtataactaAAGGTGTCAAGTGTATtaattacattcattactcaggtagaagtataggtactagggtttaaaatacttttgtagcagttgaaaatgtaaaagtcACTATATGGAACCATATAGTGCACTATAGTGCAATACACCCACCTCCCCttcacaaaacacatttttctgaaAGCCATAAAGACTATAATgttgtattaaaatgttaatgttgaaataTAGGACGGgggggtgctgagtggtccagtgatctaaagcactgccactgtgagcgggaggtcgcaggttcgaatccccattcatgcagctttgccatcaagcggtaggcgctcagagggagcaaaattggccctgcaccctccgggtgggtagatggcgctctttcccacatcactcctagagtgatgtccacagcacagggcgtctgtgagctgatgtatcagaaccgagtcgctgcgctgtcctccaagagcgctgtaatgctactcggcaatgctgcatcagcagcagctcgaaaagaagcggtggctgacttcacatgtatcggaggaggcatgtgttagtcttctccCTCCTGGTGCATTGGGGCATCACAGTGATAGCGGgagacctaatgagtgggttgggtaattggccgtgtaaattgcggagaaaatggaaaaaaaaaatattgaaaaaaaagaaatatgggaCAGGGAttcactaggctccctgtttcagctgcatatatgcccattaaaaTGAATTACAGTTAAAATAGTAAACTTAAACCTTACTTAAGTTAAaccttagttgggacattttgagAGCTCTAGTTCTCTTAAGTCTCTTGATTCTGCacgaatcatcttcatactaggctatacagcaggggcgtcgcctggcctgggcttccggggctttagccctgAATAATTTTCccgtagccccgaatcgttttgctcggctcagctgtattattaaacaCACAGGCCACATGACCGCTTTGTTAATGTGAATTGTGAATCTCTTAACGCTAATCTCGGAGCCAGTTCAAGAATAAAGCTCTGCCTTTCAGGattaacagccaatcagcttggtgGTTTTGCAGATATAGGGGAAGCGCACACCAAGTTGGCCGGCCAAGTTTTAAAATCTGGACCTTGGATCCCAATTCTAGTCTGGGATTTTGTTCTTGCTAGGAGTTAAGAAAGcagttaatatataatttattggcAACTTAGAATCACACCTACAAAGAATTACAAAGTCCAGAACTGGATACTGGACTCAGTCCAGATTTAAGGATCACTGTTTTAGTAAGGTCTAACCTACTTAACCTAAATAGGGTAAGTACAGTTAAAACTTAACGGTTTCCTCAAACCTTTAAAGTTCATTAACTTCAAGTTCACTCAACACATCAGGTTTTGTAATGTAGGCAGCCAGcactcggactctggctgctgatgctgtagcagaCTGACATTTACAAGCACAATTAACTAGTTCTCATTGTTTGAGAGATCAAACTTTTTCAAAAACAAGAAATGGGATCTGTTCAAAAGAAGAACtggagtataaaaaaaaaaacatgaccatTATCTTTGACCATCAGTCCGTAGGCTTGGTGGATAAATTACAATGCAGGGATCTGCTTGTACTTTTCCAGCTGTTATTCAACCAGATAGATTTATATGCAGCCGTTGGTCATGTTGTTCTTGTTTATAAGTAagcattataaaaaaaagcttGATTTAACATGATTCACCATTTATTAGCGGCCCTTACATagacgttttttgttttttgtaggaCGTAAACTGAAGCGGTTTGGAGTTTTAAAGGCCATGGGTCTCAACCCGTCACTGATGTTCCAGAACCCTCTGACCCTGCCGGTCGAGCCCCGCGCCTTGTCCACCCTCTCCTGTATGCCCGCCATCCGAGAACTGCAGTTGACTCCACAGATCATCAGCATACTGGAGAGCATCGAGCCAGAGGTGGTCTACTCAGGTTACGACAACTCCCAGCCAGACATGCCACACTTACTGCTCAACAGCCTGAACAGACTGTGCGAACGCCAGCTTCTGTGGATCGTCAGGTGGTCCAAGTCTTTGCCAGGTATAAGAGATATTTGTACCAATCAAAAATAATTACAGTAGTTTACTAATTTAGTTGTGTCTGATTAGATGTTTCGGATTGTGTCTTGGGTGTTACTTTAGTAATTGGTAACACAAGAAAAGCTCTGGTGGAGCTCGTGACTTTTGAAGTTTGAAGTTTGTTGTGGAACACTATACATTATTACATCCATTGTGGAACACTATACATCCAGATAAACATTCTACACATTCTGATCTGGATGATTAAATTAAAAGCAGACAAATTTCTATCAAACAGAACCAACcagaacatttttattaaataattaaccctttcagaccagaCCATGTctctctaatattctactataacgtcgctctccaatgaaaaacacttatctcaatttttgtcgttttttagtttgaacagacaaactgtcctctacactgtgccaaaatttcttgatgaacggaccaatagaaactcttcaaaatgacctgaaataaactccttgtacattgacttttattgaaactgaagtttttttcctctcttctgtaaagctgctgt harbors:
- the pgr gene encoding progesterone receptor is translated as MRDSLDFYRQANAAGASPPLALRARFIFNPGMEAKASDGFDLVDSTVNIESDLMDQYPEVSFHETASSVRNFGHGGASLAEDPDSEFASVEKDLLKLEPGAWSEIAENLLHLHRDPQDCGADGSVPVPAAPGMCKLIKDEREPALIMDPARCAASFEPVGGESGTSLLLDLARSSPPSPFQHLRSAGEALVPAAKSVLNLEAVSAPSPQHMLMCKSEVNRWHLTPSPAEFWCPPAGLTEEPQGAYPGLDGTHGAGFGQLSAAFGAFASVPPQRMCVICGDEASGCHYGVLTCGSCKVFFKRAVEGHHKYLCAGRNDCIVDKIRRKNCPACRLRKCYQAGMMLGGRKLKRFGVLKAMGLNPSLMFQNPLTLPVEPRALSTLSCMPAIRELQLTPQIISILESIEPEVVYSGYDNSQPDMPHLLLNSLNRLCERQLLWIVRWSKSLPGFRNLHISDQMTLIQYSWMNLMVFSLGWRTFQNVTGDYMYFAPDLILSQERMRRSPIYDLCLAMQIIPQEFASLQVSREEFLCMKALVLLNTVPLEGLKSQGQFDEMRQSYIRELTKVIQIKEKGVVGSSQRFYHLTKLMDSMHEIVKKVNLYCLSTFIQADAMKVEFPEMMTEVIASQLPKVLAGMVRPLLFHNK